In the genome of Verrucomicrobiota bacterium, the window ATCTCACGCTGGACGCCCGCAATCCGTGTCACGAGGTCCTGCAGAACCGGCTCGCTGGAGCTCAGTTGCGTCAGCTCTCCGCTCAGCACGCCGATCATATCGCGCATCCTGGCGGCATGCGCGTTGCCGGCATGTGGGAGGCGCGTCTCGAGGAAGCATCGCATCGCCTGCAGGACCGTCGGATCCGGCGCGCTGCCGATCAAGCTGTTCAGCGACGGGCGCCATTCTTCGTCGGGCAGCTTGAGTACGGCTCGCAGTCGTGCAACCGACTCGTCGTTGAGCAAGAAGCTGTCAGCCGTCATCTTTCAGGAACCTCCACCTCGTTTCGCCCTGCCACGCATCATACAACACGTTGCAGCCATCGCAAGGCCTGCATAGGAGGTGGATGGGTGATCGGAGTAAGCCAAGGTCGCCAGTGGGAGCGAGCGATGCTTGTGCTACCTCGCGGAGGCTCCGGGGGTGTGCTTCACGGCAATCTGGGATCTCACGTTTCTGTCGTATGTCTGCCCGGCGTCTGCGCCTTGACGCCGCAGCGAGCATGTGAGACATGACAGGGCAGAGACTAACACATTGGCGCGGCTGGGAGAGACGCCTGTGAGCGAGCGGAAGCTCTACAAGACTCTTCAGATTGCGTTCACCGCAGCCACGCTGACATGCGTGGTTATCGCCGGCATGCTGTACGCCAACGGCACGACGGTGTTCAAGAAGAGGCACGCAGCGTGGGGCCTCCTGCGCAGCCAGGACTATGCCGCTGCCGTGAAAGCCCTCGAGGACTGCGTGGGAAGGCGCCCCAGGTCGTCCAGCTGTTGGGAGGGTCTGGCGATCGCGCGTTTCCACGCGGGCGACTTCAAGGGCGCGGCAGAGGCGCTCCGGACATGCTGGGCGCTCAGGCACGAAGCGGATATGCCTGGCACGGCCTCACATCTCGTCTATCTCCGCGCGCTGGAGCACGACGAGATCCCGGGTAGTGCGCTCCCGGGTCTTTTTACCATCCACTCTCCCGGCGAACCACCGAAGGAGTATCGCGATGCCGGACGGAATCTCAGGCCGGGCAAGTACGCCGAGGCGGCGGCCAGCTTCGAGGCATGCCTCGGCCGGATGCCCGGGACGCCGGGCGAGGCCGACGCCCTCTGGGGCTTGGCCGTCGCGCGCTTCTTCATGGACGATTACACCGGCGCCCTTGAGGCCATCGAGCGGATCCGCGTTGGATCCGACAAGGCGCCGAGTAAGGAGTTTGAGGCCGTGGTTGCCTACATCAGCGCGAGGGCCGAGGGGCGCTCACCTTCGGAGCCGATGCCACCGGTGCTGCGGCACCATGTTCCTCGGGGAAGAAAGTGAACGATGGCGGCACGTATCTTCAACACCACGCGCGTACGACTTCTCGTTCTCGGGCTGTGGACACTGCTCGTCGTGGCGGTCGGTGCGTATCATCATCTGCGGTTCGAGGTAGTCCGGCGCGCGTGGTGGCATGAAGGCTCTTTCCCGTTCTACCCTGCATGGCTGCTGTTCCTCGACGTCCTGCTGATCGCGGCGGGATTCGGGCTGCTGTCGATCGGCGCCATTACCGGGCGGACGCGCAGCCAGCGGTTCTGGTACACCTCCTGGGTCGGATTCATGTGTTTTGCAGCGGCGGGCAACGTCGTATTCGATGCGTGGCGGCAGCTTCTCTACACGATACTCAACTGAAGGATGCGGGCGATGGCGGAGACAGCGCAGACACGACGGGTCCTCGGGATGCGCGTCCGGCCCAGGTGGCCCCTCGGCTGGCCGCTCTTTCTCACCACATTGCCGTCGTACCTGGGCTTCGCGATGTGCGGCGTCGGGTTCCGGAAGGCGTCGCTGGGGCAGGGTGTCGTGCACGATACCTTCATGCTCATGGCTGGCCCGCCCGTTGTGTGGCTCATCGCTGCCCTCTGGCTGGGTCTAGATCTCTGGATCCTCTACCGCGTGCGGCGAGCCTGGTGGACCGACGGCGAGCCGGCACGTCCGCTGAAGCTGTTCTTCGTGTGGCAAGTGACCAAGATCGCCTTCTGCCTGGTCTACCCGGCGCTGGTGTACGCGTACTTCCGTCCCTGAAACCTTGACTCCTGGAGGCTCCCGGGCGACATGGGAGTGGAGAGACGAACATGTCGGCGCGGCTGGGAGATGCGCCCGTGAACGAGCAGAAGCTGTACAGAATCCTGCAGGTCGTCTTCGGCGTCATTCTCGCCGGGTTGCTGATCCCGGCGCTGATCATCTTCGCCAACGGCAACCGCCTCCACCGCAAGTACTGGCGTGCGCTTGACGACCTCCAGCATGAGCGCTACCCGGAGGCAGTTGCGGGTCTCAGTCTGTGCGCCGAAGCAAGGCCGCATGACGCGGACGGCTGGTGGAGTCTGTCAATAGCTCGCTTCTATGTCGATGACGCTCAAGGCGCCCAAGCCGCCTTCGAGCGCTGCCTTGAGACTCGCGATTCGCTGCTGCCGGACAACGAGATCATCTGGCGCGACTACTTCAGGGCATGTGCCGAGGGCGCCCTGCCTGTAGGGATGCTCCCGAGTTGGGTGTACCACCACCGTTGGAGGCGCATCCCAGACGCGTTCAACTCGGCCCTTCGCATCATGCGCACGGCGAGGGACGGTGGTGACGCCCATCGGGAGGCGGCTGAGGCGTTTGAGGCGTGCGTGGGGAGAATGCCCGGGAGGCCCGGCGACGTCGATGCGCTGTGGGGAGTGGCGATTGCGCGATTCCATGCCGGTGACTTCGAGGCGTCGCTCGAGGCCTTGGGCAGGATCCGCAACAACTGGGGCAAAGAGCCAGGCGAGCAGTTCGAAGCCGTTGTCGAGTATGTGAGGTCGTGCGTGCCCGATGAGCCGCGGCCGCTCGGCATGCCCCTCGTGCTGAGAGTGGGAGCGCCGTACGACGAACAGCAGCGCCAGAAAGCGGCAGCGGGGGAGCAATGATGGCCGGCGACGGGCTCAGAGCTAAGGACGAGATCGTCGTCCGGATGAAGATGGGGCCGACCATCCTTGGGCTGTGGACGATACTCGTCGTCGTCCTAGGGCTCTTCCATCACTGGCGCTTCGAACACTGGATGCGGTTGGAGTCCCCCAGGAACCTTCTCGTTCTCCCGTTCTGGCTTCTTGCCATGGACGCCGTGGTCATCGCCGGGGGATTTGGACTGCTCAGGATCAGGCCGGTAGGCGGTCGAACGCCCACCTGGCGGTACTGGGCGACGATCTACGTCGGCCTGATTGCCGTTGCCGCGATGGCGCTGCTGTTCTGGGACGCGCTGCGGTACATGTTCGTCGGTTCCTCCTACACAATGTGAGGCGGGTGATGAAGCCAAACACAATCCTGGGGAAGGAACTCTGGCCGCGAGGCGTTATCCCCTGGAAGCGTCTCGCCTGGCCGCTCGTCATGTTGGCGGTGCCCGCCTACTACGGTCTCTTCCACTACGTCCGGCTGCTGAGCGGTGGCTTCCGGTACTCCAACTGGTCCCTGCACCCGGTCTGCCTCTTCCTCAGTCAGCCGCTCACCGTATGGACCGTCGCCGTTGTCTGGCTTGTCATCGATGCGCTGCTGTTCTTCTGGGCGTCCCGTTCGCTGTGGCGGCGCGAAGAGGCGGCTCGCCCGGCCGGGCTCTTCTTCCTGTGGCAAAGCACCAAGTTCGCTTTCTTCCTGTTCTACTTCTCGATCATGTTCACCCATCGCCCCTTCCAACCGTTCTTCGATCTTTGCAGGGCAATCGCTGCGAGCTGAGTCGGCGGCGTGGCACATGCGCCGAGGACTTGATCGCGTTCCTGTCGACATGGTCGGCCTTGACGGGACAGCAGGTTCGGGCGACATAAGAGTACAGAGACCAACGCGTTGGCGCGGCAGGGAGAAGTGCTCGTGAG includes:
- a CDS encoding tetratricopeptide repeat protein, coding for MSERKLYKTLQIAFTAATLTCVVIAGMLYANGTTVFKKRHAAWGLLRSQDYAAAVKALEDCVGRRPRSSSCWEGLAIARFHAGDFKGAAEALRTCWALRHEADMPGTASHLVYLRALEHDEIPGSALPGLFTIHSPGEPPKEYRDAGRNLRPGKYAEAAASFEACLGRMPGTPGEADALWGLAVARFFMDDYTGALEAIERIRVGSDKAPSKEFEAVVAYISARAEGRSPSEPMPPVLRHHVPRGRK